GCATGCGCTCCGCTCTCTTAAACACGGCGCTCTGGATCGGCGTCGCCCTATCTTTCAACCTCTGGTTCGGTCTTGAATACGGCACGACGGCCGGCACGGAATTCCTCACCGGCTACGTGATCGAGAAAAGCCTGAGCATGGATAACGTTTTTGTCATCCTGCTTCTTTTCGAATCGATGAAGATTCCCGCGAAATACCAGCACCGCGTCCTTTTCTGGGGAGTTCTCGGCGCCATCATCTTCCGGGGCATCTTCATCATTATCGGAGCGGAGCTCATTCACCGCTTCAGCTGGGTGCTTTACATCTTCGGAGCCATTCTTATCATCTCGGCCATCAAGTTCCTGCGCGAAGAGAAAGAAGAGGTCGAAGAGGTCGAACACGTCGTTATCCGATACTTAAAGAAGATCGTGCCCGTCACATCGAAGATCGAAGGCCAGGCCTTCTTTGTTCGCGAACACGGTCGCCGCGCGGCAACGCCTCTTTTCGCCGCTCTGCTTCTTGTTGAAACGAGCGATATCATCTTCGCCGTCGATTCGATTCCGGCCGTGTTCGCGGTAACACGTGATCCGTTTATCGCCTTCGCTTCAAACATCCTGGCCATCCTCGGATTGCGATCTCTCTATTTCGTCATCGCACACTGGGTGAAGAATCTGCGCTATCTGAAGCCCGGCCTCGCCGTCATCCTCGGCTACGTCGGCATCAAGATGCTCATCGTCGAGTGGTATCACATTCCGGCCTGGATCTCGCTGCTTGTGATCATCGGAGTGCTGACGACGGCGGCGCTTACCTCCTGGTACGTCAACCGACTCGAAGAACGTCGCAGGTAACAGAGCCCGCGATAATCGGATTGACCGGCCGCTCAGAGCCCGTCCGGGACGGGTTCTGAGTTGACAGCGCAGTCAAGCAGGCTCCGCTGATACCGATGCCAGATTTACGCGAAAAAATCGAGACCTATCTTTCGAAGCGCCTGCAGGGAAAGGTACAGATCCTCGATATGAAACTGCTCTCCGGCGGCGCCTGCCAGGAGAATCATCTCGTAAAGCTTGAGGTCAGCGGCGGGCCCGAGGCCGGCTCCTACGATCTCGTCATGCGCACCGATCGAGGCGGATCGCTGCTCTCGTCGCTTTCGCGCATGAACGAATTCCGCATCGCCGGCACCGCCTTCGATGCCGGAGTTCGCACGCCGCGCGTATTCTGGCCAGAAGAGAACGCCGACGCCATCGGCGCTCCGTTCTACTTCATGCAGCGGATCAACGGTAACGCCGCCGGTCGCTTCATCGTAAAGGATCGCAGCATCGCCGAAGCTCGCAAGAAGCTGCACGATGAGCTGGCTGCAAGCCTGGCCCGTCTTCATTCCATCAAGCAGAGCGAGAAATCGCTCGATCTCGATTTTTTACCGCGTCGCGATGCGCGCACGCTCGCCCTTGAGGCGGTGC
This region of Leptonema illini DSM 21528 genomic DNA includes:
- a CDS encoding phosphotransferase family protein, with translation MPDLREKIETYLSKRLQGKVQILDMKLLSGGACQENHLVKLEVSGGPEAGSYDLVMRTDRGGSLLSSLSRMNEFRIAGTAFDAGVRTPRVFWPEENADAIGAPFYFMQRINGNAAGRFIVKDRSIAEARKKLHDELAASLARLHSIKQSEKSLDLDFLPRRDARTLALEAVREIRDELSQFDEAHPAIELALNWLDANAPEADDVVLIHGDFRTGNFLVSPEGLQGVVDWEFAHWGDRHEDISWLCMLDWRFGVIKKEVGGFADRDAFYEAYERHSGVKVDVQRVLFWEVMGNVRWAVGSIQQAERHLSGKDRGIEFASIGRRTGEMEFEMMRLIEHAG
- a CDS encoding TerC/Alx family metal homeostasis membrane protein; translation: MITHSMAPDWLWLAFLIGILILIFIDVALLHRTAKEESMRSALLNTALWIGVALSFNLWFGLEYGTTAGTEFLTGYVIEKSLSMDNVFVILLLFESMKIPAKYQHRVLFWGVLGAIIFRGIFIIIGAELIHRFSWVLYIFGAILIISAIKFLREEKEEVEEVEHVVIRYLKKIVPVTSKIEGQAFFVREHGRRAATPLFAALLLVETSDIIFAVDSIPAVFAVTRDPFIAFASNILAILGLRSLYFVIAHWVKNLRYLKPGLAVILGYVGIKMLIVEWYHIPAWISLLVIIGVLTTAALTSWYVNRLEERRR